CACAATCGATGTCATGGCATCAGGTTAGTGCAGTTATCGCTATTGCAAATCGTATTCATTGTGATATGCACAAGTACGCATGTCAATTCCGAACTCGACCGGTGTTCGGATTCGCCCGTCGAGCCAGATAGTCTGATCAGGGCGAAAACCGCCCGCGTCACCCCCTCGTGCGATGTAACCGACAATCACGATGAACCCGCGCACGATGTAACCGAAGATGGAGAGCTCCGCCAGTGGCACCCAAGTCCAAAGTCGAAACCGTCGCCAACCTCGCCAAGCGCAGAGGCCTCGTCTACCCGTGCGGCGAGATCTACGGCGGTACCAAGTCGGCCTGGGATTACGGCCCGTTGGGCGTCGAGCTCAAGGAGAACATCAAGAAGCAGTGGTGGCGCAACATGATCACCAGCCGGGACGACACCGTCGGGCTCGACTCGTCGGTGATCCTGCCCCGCCAGGTGTGGGAGGCGTCCGGTCACGTCGAGACGTTCTCGGACCCGCTGGTGGAGTCGCTGCACACACACAAGCGGTACCGCGCCGATCACCTCATCGAGGCCTACGAAGAGAAGCACGGCCATCCGCCGGAGAACGGCCTGGCCGATATCCGCGACCCCGAGACCGGTGAGCCCGGTTCGTGGACCGAGCCGCGTGCGTTCTCGGGCCTGCTCAAGACCTTCCTCGGCCCGGTCGACAACGAAGAGGGCCTGCATTACCTGCGTCCAGAGACTGCGCAGGGCATCTTCGTCAACTTCGCCAACGTGTTGACCACCTCGCGCAAGAAGCCGCCGTTCGGTATCGGCCAGATCGGCAAGAGCTTCCGTAACGAGATCACTCCCGGAAACTTCATCTTCCGCACCCGCGAGTTCGAGCAGATGGAGATGGAATTCTTCGTCAAGCCCGGCGAGGACGACGAGTGGCATCAGTACTGGATCGACTACCGCATGAAGTGGTACACCGATCTCGGTATCGATCCGGAGAACCTGCGGCTCTACGAGCACGCCAAGGAGAAGCTGTCGCACTACTCCAAGCGCACCGTGGACATCGAGTACAAGTTCGGTTTCCAGGGCAGTGCGTGGGGTGAGCTCGAGGGTGTCGCGAACCGCACGGATTACGACCTGTCGGTGCACTCGAAGGCGTCGGGCCAGGACCTGAGCTACTACGAGCAGGCCACCGACACTCGCTACACCCCGTATGTCATCGAGCCGGCGGCAGGCCTGACGCGTTCGCTGATGGCGTTCCTCGTCGACGCGTACACCGAGGACGAGGCTCCCAACGCCAAGGGCGGTGTCGACAAGCGTGTCGTGCTCAAGCTCGATCGCCGTCTTGCCCCGGTGAAGGTAGCGGTGCTCCCGCTCTCGCGTAACGCCGATCTGACGCCGAAGGCGAAAGATCTTGCGCAGCAACTGCGTCAGTACTGGAACGTCGAATTCGACGACGCCGGAGCGATCGGTCGCCGCTACCGTCGTCAGGACGAGATCGGTACCCCGTTCTGCATCACCGTCGACTTCGACACGCTCGACGACCACGCAGTCACCATCCGCGAACGCGACACGATGGCGCAGGAGCGCGTGGCTCTCGATCAGGTCGAGGGCTACATCGCGTCCCGGTTGATCGGCGCATAGAGCTCACCACACGACAGGGCCCGATCTCCTCGTGAGATCGGGCCCTGTGACATATCGGGGTCGAATCAGAAGCGGCCGCCGCCACCGCCGAAGCCGCCGCCGCCTCCGCCGCCTCCACCGCCGAAGCCCCCGCCTCCACCGAAGCCGCCGCCGAAGCCACCTCCGCCACCTCCGCGCAGCACGCTGTTGATCAGGATTCCGCCGAGCACAGCGCCTGCAACGTTGCCGCCGCTACCGCCGCCGCGTGGACCGTGACGGTTTTCCCAGTTCTGCACGTCGGACTGGGCGATCTGCGACGCGCGCGAGGCCAACTGGCTGGCGGCATGCGCGTGCTTGAGGGCCTCGTCAGGGTTCTCCGGTTCGAGCTGACGAGCCGCACCGAGATGCCGTTCGGCTTCGGACAACCGCGTTCGGGCATCGGCACCCACGCCGCCGCGCCGCGTCGAGATGTAGTCCGCTGCAGCGGTGATCTGCGCCTGAGCAGCCGCGATATCGCGTTCCAGACGCGCCCGCAGCTGATCTTCGGCCGCCTTCTCCGCCGACGCTTCGTCGACGATCTTCTCGAGTTCGGAATCTGCTGCGGCAAGGGCTGTGTAGCTGCCGAGCGGATCGCTCGACTGCGCTGTCTCCGCGTTCTTCAACGCCGTCTGTGCCGCGGCCATCGCCGCCTGCAGTTCGGCACCGCCGTGTTCGGCCAGTCCGCGAGCCTGCTCGATGTCGCGTCGGACGTCCGCGATGGCGTCGGGCAGGGTGGCTATGGCGTGCCCGATGTCATCGCGGGCGTGGTCGACTCCGTCGAGCAGGGACTTCGCCTGATCGAGGGCTCGTTCTGCGGTCCGAATCGCGGTGACGGCCGGACCCTGCTTTCCCGGCGGCAGTGCTGCGGCCTTGCGGCCGGCTTCGATGTTCTCCTCGGCCAGCGCAACTCGATCCTTGGCCATCGTGACGTTGTCGGCGATCGATTTCAGTGCGGTCTCGGAGAATTCCGAATGCAGCTGAGCGAGTACGGTTTCGGACTGCGGAATGCGCACCGTCAAGCCGATGATGGCCTGGGTGAGCTCGTCGAGATGCGAGCCGGCATTCATCACGAGGTCGCGGAATCCGTCGAACTCCTCGACCCGAGAGTCGAGCTCGCGATCTGCCTGACCGCACGAGGAGATGATCTCGACGAGCATCGCCCGCCGCTGATCGGGGGTCTCTGGAATGGCGTCGTCGAGGCGCTGACGGATCTCGAAGGCGGAGGCCAGAGCCTTCTTGGCGTTGTCGTACGCGGTGATGAACGGTGCGGCTGCCGAATCGCCGAATTCGCCTCGGGCGAGGGTCAATTCCTCTTCGCTCGCCCGCACGGCGTTGTCGGTCTCGATCAGAATTTCCTTGGCGCGGGTGTCGAGAACGTCGATCGGGAACCGAGCCAGTGCGGCCGGATCACTCGGGTCGATCTTTGCCACGGCGTCCACCTCGGCGGCCACCCTGGCCTTCTTGCGCCGTGAGGAGTAGACGACAGCGCCGCCGCCTGCAACCGCCAACACACCGACACCGATCAGCAGCGGTGCCGACGAACCACCGTCGCCGCTCGACGCATAGGCCTCGCCGAGAGCGCCTGCGGCCGCTATGGCAGCTCCCGACCAATCCTCTTCGCCCAGTGCGGGTTCGACGTCGTTG
The nucleotide sequence above comes from Rhodococcoides fascians A25f. Encoded proteins:
- a CDS encoding glycine--tRNA ligase, with the protein product MAPKSKVETVANLAKRRGLVYPCGEIYGGTKSAWDYGPLGVELKENIKKQWWRNMITSRDDTVGLDSSVILPRQVWEASGHVETFSDPLVESLHTHKRYRADHLIEAYEEKHGHPPENGLADIRDPETGEPGSWTEPRAFSGLLKTFLGPVDNEEGLHYLRPETAQGIFVNFANVLTTSRKKPPFGIGQIGKSFRNEITPGNFIFRTREFEQMEMEFFVKPGEDDEWHQYWIDYRMKWYTDLGIDPENLRLYEHAKEKLSHYSKRTVDIEYKFGFQGSAWGELEGVANRTDYDLSVHSKASGQDLSYYEQATDTRYTPYVIEPAAGLTRSLMAFLVDAYTEDEAPNAKGGVDKRVVLKLDRRLAPVKVAVLPLSRNADLTPKAKDLAQQLRQYWNVEFDDAGAIGRRYRRQDEIGTPFCITVDFDTLDDHAVTIRERDTMAQERVALDQVEGYIASRLIGA
- a CDS encoding TPM domain-containing protein — its product is MAVQHRRHSSATVRRSVHRFRRLAATGALTLFAAVLLAPGVASAEAPSRLATQITDNVQALDPDSLAEVQTSIDDLYSSSQLRLWVTYVADFDNMSATNWAQQTYERSDLGQRDVLLAVATVDRSYYLAVNTGLSQITTAEQDDIRVNDVEPALGEEDWSGAAIAAAGALGEAYASSGDGGSSAPLLIGVGVLAVAGGGAVVYSSRRKKARVAAEVDAVAKIDPSDPAALARFPIDVLDTRAKEILIETDNAVRASEEELTLARGEFGDSAAAPFITAYDNAKKALASAFEIRQRLDDAIPETPDQRRAMLVEIISSCGQADRELDSRVEEFDGFRDLVMNAGSHLDELTQAIIGLTVRIPQSETVLAQLHSEFSETALKSIADNVTMAKDRVALAEENIEAGRKAAALPPGKQGPAVTAIRTAERALDQAKSLLDGVDHARDDIGHAIATLPDAIADVRRDIEQARGLAEHGGAELQAAMAAAQTALKNAETAQSSDPLGSYTALAAADSELEKIVDEASAEKAAEDQLRARLERDIAAAQAQITAAADYISTRRGGVGADARTRLSEAERHLGAARQLEPENPDEALKHAHAASQLASRASQIAQSDVQNWENRHGPRGGGSGGNVAGAVLGGILINSVLRGGGGGGFGGGFGGGGGFGGGGGGGGGGFGGGGGRF